A single window of Streptomyces sp. NBC_00464 DNA harbors:
- a CDS encoding MarR family winged helix-turn-helix transcriptional regulator encodes MTATDPALTALSQGWCALSLLHGKIEAHIERALQTGHGLSVREYSLLDVLSRQHNGPGGHLQMKQVSDAVVLSQSATTRLVTRLEDRGLLTRYLCDTDRRGIYTDVTEAGLTLLSEARPTNDTALRAALDEAAKNPELAPLVRTVEELKVPA; translated from the coding sequence ATGACAGCGACGGACCCGGCCCTGACCGCCCTTTCCCAGGGCTGGTGCGCGCTCTCCCTGCTCCACGGGAAGATCGAGGCCCATATCGAGCGGGCCCTGCAGACCGGGCACGGCCTCAGCGTGCGGGAGTACTCCCTGCTGGACGTCCTGAGCCGACAGCACAACGGACCGGGCGGACACCTGCAGATGAAGCAGGTGTCCGACGCCGTCGTGCTCAGCCAGAGCGCCACCACTCGCCTGGTCACCCGCCTCGAGGACCGTGGCCTGCTGACCCGGTATCTCTGCGACACCGACCGAAGGGGCATCTACACCGATGTCACCGAAGCCGGCCTCACGCTGCTCTCCGAGGCCCGGCCGACCAATGACACCGCGCTGCGGGCCGCGCTGGACGAGGCCGCCAAGAATCCCGAACTGGCCCCGCTCGTCCGGACGGTCGAGGAGCTGAAGGTTCCCGCATAG
- a CDS encoding GNAT family N-acetyltransferase has protein sequence MSDPEIRPAAVGDLSEIVAMLADDPLGARRESPDDLAPYLAAFRRLADDPHQHVMVAVRADRIVGTLQLTVIPGLSRRGSTRSVIEGVRVHADERGSGLGTQLIQWAVDESRRQQCQLVQLTSDATRTDAHRFYERLGFVASHVGFKLAL, from the coding sequence ATGAGCGATCCGGAAATCCGTCCTGCGGCCGTCGGTGATCTCTCCGAGATCGTGGCCATGCTCGCCGACGATCCGCTGGGCGCCCGACGCGAGTCGCCGGACGATCTCGCCCCCTATCTCGCGGCGTTCCGCCGGCTGGCCGACGACCCCCATCAGCATGTGATGGTCGCCGTACGCGCGGACCGCATCGTCGGGACGCTCCAGCTGACCGTGATCCCCGGGCTCTCCAGGCGCGGCTCGACCCGGTCGGTGATCGAGGGCGTCCGCGTCCACGCGGACGAGCGCGGCAGCGGTCTCGGTACCCAGCTGATCCAGTGGGCTGTGGATGAATCACGGCGGCAGCAATGCCAGTTGGTCCAGCTGACGTCCGATGCCACTCGGACCGACGCCCATCGCTTCTATGAACGGCTCGGCTTCGTGGCCAGCCATGTGGGCTTCAAGCTCGCGCTGTGA
- a CDS encoding winged helix DNA-binding domain-containing protein, producing the protein MHRINDEQRRIRIGRRHLLAPSVRSESPVSVADAVVALHATDAATVFLSACARLRVPDVAAVEQHLYEDVSLVRLLSMRNTLFVMSQEMAPRVEASNARAVAAKERRTLLKHLAEDGNGLDDQWLTGTEESVLAALATRGSATGSELSTAVPALRTKITLFPGKKQEAVQGVASRVIRVLAAEGRIRRDRPRGSWTSSQFRWTASVSRPVQETDRAQAELASCWLRSYGPASEGDLKWWTGWGLGQVRRALATAGAEEVRLESGATAWVAPQDYEPDPAPEPWAALLPALDPSAMGWADRGFHLPAEHRAALFDRSGNVGPTVWWNGRIVGGWALRGDGEPVWRLLSDAGRDAAAAIETEASRLAGWVGEARITPRFRTPLERELMA; encoded by the coding sequence GTGCACCGCATCAACGACGAACAGCGCCGCATCAGGATCGGCCGCCGCCACCTCCTGGCCCCCTCGGTGCGGTCGGAGTCCCCCGTCTCCGTGGCCGACGCCGTCGTCGCCCTGCACGCCACCGACGCGGCCACCGTCTTTCTCTCCGCCTGCGCACGTCTCCGGGTGCCGGACGTAGCCGCCGTGGAGCAGCACCTCTACGAAGACGTCTCACTGGTTCGGCTGCTCTCCATGCGCAACACCCTCTTCGTCATGTCGCAGGAGATGGCCCCACGGGTCGAGGCGTCGAATGCGCGCGCTGTCGCCGCCAAGGAACGCCGGACCCTCCTCAAACACCTGGCGGAGGACGGCAACGGGCTCGACGACCAGTGGCTGACCGGCACCGAGGAGTCCGTCCTCGCGGCCCTGGCCACCCGGGGTTCCGCCACCGGCAGCGAGCTCTCCACCGCCGTACCCGCCCTGCGCACCAAGATCACGCTCTTCCCCGGAAAGAAGCAGGAAGCCGTACAGGGCGTGGCCTCACGGGTCATCCGCGTGCTGGCAGCCGAAGGACGGATCCGCCGCGACCGGCCACGGGGGTCCTGGACCTCCAGCCAGTTCCGCTGGACGGCGTCCGTGTCCCGGCCCGTGCAGGAAACCGACCGGGCCCAGGCGGAGCTGGCCTCGTGCTGGCTCCGTTCCTACGGCCCCGCGTCCGAGGGGGACCTCAAGTGGTGGACGGGCTGGGGGCTCGGCCAGGTCCGTAGGGCGCTGGCAACCGCGGGGGCGGAAGAAGTACGGCTCGAAAGCGGCGCCACGGCCTGGGTCGCGCCACAGGACTACGAACCCGATCCGGCACCCGAGCCCTGGGCCGCCCTGCTGCCCGCGCTCGACCCGAGCGCCATGGGGTGGGCCGATCGCGGCTTCCACCTCCCCGCCGAGCACCGGGCAGCGCTCTTCGACCGTTCCGGCAACGTCGGCCCTACCGTGTGGTGGAACGGTCGGATCGTGGGCGGGTGGGCTCTGCGTGGCGACGGGGAACCGGTCTGGCGGCTTCTCAGCGACGCCGGCCGGGATGCCGCCGCCGCCATCGAGACAGAGGCTTCTCGGCTTGCCGGCTGGGTGGGCGAGGCGCGGATCACACCGCGCTTCCGCACGCCGCTGGAAAGGGAGTTGATGGCCTGA
- a CDS encoding serine hydrolase domain-containing protein produces MTSSTEQLLPGTQRALLHRIAEAQTEGRSPSFAAAVQRQGHVVWNGSRSCVDGHAPDADTQFRIGSLTKTFTAVLVLRLRDEGLLDLGDPLEKHLPGTAAGDVTIHQLLGHSAGLGAESPAPWWERTPGSLRPGLADVLGEQTRMHPPGRRHHYSNPGYTLLGALIEAARGASWAEVLRSEILEPLGMHRTSPQAQVPHAGGWAVHPWADVMLPEPAEDLGLMAPAGQLWSTTADLLRFAAFLAEGDDRVLTAASVAEMKEPAAPSEPGDWDGHYGLGLQVVRRKGRTLIGHTGSLPGFLAALWFCAEEDVAAVAFANVTSGVLVGEVAAELVDIVAESEPRIPEPWRPLPEVDAELLALTGPWYWGTRTNILRLTADRGLELQPLNGQGRGARFTARPDGTWIGLDGYYAGETLRVVRNDDGSVNHLDLGSFVFTREPYDAAAAVPGGVDADGWRGLGS; encoded by the coding sequence ATGACTTCTTCCACTGAACAGTTGCTCCCGGGTACGCAGCGCGCCCTGCTGCACCGCATTGCCGAAGCCCAGACCGAAGGGCGCTCACCTTCCTTCGCCGCTGCTGTGCAACGGCAGGGCCACGTCGTCTGGAACGGCTCCCGAAGCTGCGTCGACGGCCATGCTCCGGATGCTGATACACAGTTCAGGATCGGTTCGCTCACCAAGACGTTCACGGCTGTGCTGGTCCTGCGGCTCAGGGACGAGGGCCTGCTGGACCTGGGTGATCCACTTGAGAAGCATCTGCCCGGTACGGCCGCGGGTGACGTCACCATCCATCAGCTGCTCGGCCACAGCGCGGGGCTCGGTGCGGAGTCGCCCGCACCTTGGTGGGAGCGGACGCCCGGCAGTCTGCGTCCCGGCCTTGCGGACGTTCTCGGCGAGCAGACCAGGATGCACCCTCCCGGCCGCCGCCATCACTATTCAAACCCGGGCTACACGCTGCTCGGAGCACTGATCGAAGCGGCACGCGGAGCGTCGTGGGCCGAGGTGCTGCGCAGCGAGATTCTGGAGCCGCTGGGCATGCACCGTACGAGCCCGCAGGCCCAGGTCCCGCACGCCGGCGGCTGGGCCGTGCATCCGTGGGCGGACGTCATGCTGCCCGAACCGGCCGAGGATCTCGGGCTGATGGCGCCGGCCGGTCAGCTCTGGTCCACCACCGCCGACCTTCTCCGCTTCGCCGCCTTCCTTGCCGAGGGAGACGACCGGGTGCTCACGGCCGCGTCCGTGGCGGAGATGAAGGAGCCGGCGGCTCCGTCCGAGCCCGGGGACTGGGACGGCCATTACGGTCTGGGCCTGCAGGTGGTCCGGAGAAAGGGCCGCACACTCATCGGGCACACGGGGTCGCTTCCCGGCTTCCTGGCGGCGCTCTGGTTCTGCGCCGAGGAGGATGTGGCCGCTGTCGCGTTCGCCAACGTCACGTCCGGGGTGCTGGTCGGTGAGGTGGCTGCCGAACTCGTGGACATCGTCGCCGAGTCGGAGCCCCGTATCCCTGAGCCGTGGCGCCCGTTGCCCGAGGTGGATGCGGAACTTCTGGCACTGACCGGCCCCTGGTACTGGGGTACCCGTACGAACATCCTGCGGCTGACAGCCGATCGCGGCTTGGAGCTGCAGCCCCTGAACGGTCAGGGCCGCGGCGCCCGTTTCACCGCCCGCCCGGACGGAACCTGGATCGGGCTGGACGGCTACTACGCGGGGGAGACGCTGCGGGTTGTGCGGAACGACGACGGCAGTGTGAACCATCTGGATCTCGGTTCGTTCGTCTTCACGCGTGAGCCGTACGATGCCGCAGCGGCCGTTCCCGGGGGCGTGGACGCGGACGGATGGCGCGGGCTGGGGAGTTGA
- a CDS encoding ArsR/SmtB family transcription factor: protein MPADDRPESLHVTTDAQLRAVSNLTRHRIMAVLRFEPATITQIAGRVGLAKGSSSYHVRLLERAGLVKVVRTRKVRGVTERYYAMAAQTIVLPDPGAGQPDVLMRHAVADLESAPAESERHVQMAHLRLTPEQFAELGARLEALADEYRELSDPSLPDVSLAFALFRPTPRKPAEEDAK from the coding sequence ATGCCTGCCGACGATCGCCCCGAATCCCTTCACGTCACCACTGACGCGCAGCTACGCGCCGTCTCCAACCTCACGCGCCACCGGATCATGGCCGTACTCCGCTTCGAGCCGGCGACGATCACGCAGATCGCCGGGCGGGTGGGCCTCGCGAAGGGGAGTTCCAGCTATCACGTACGGCTGCTCGAACGGGCCGGCCTGGTGAAGGTGGTGCGGACGCGGAAGGTGCGGGGGGTCACCGAGCGGTACTACGCGATGGCCGCGCAGACAATCGTGCTGCCGGACCCGGGGGCAGGGCAGCCCGATGTGCTGATGCGGCATGCGGTGGCGGACCTGGAGTCGGCGCCGGCGGAGAGCGAACGGCACGTACAGATGGCTCATCTGCGGCTCACCCCGGAGCAGTTCGCGGAACTGGGCGCGAGGCTGGAGGCGCTGGCGGACGAGTACCGGGAGCTGTCCGATCCCTCGCTGCCCGACGTGTCGCTCGCCTTCGCACTGTTCCGGCCGACGCCCCGTAAGCCGGCCGAGGAGGATGCCAAGTGA
- a CDS encoding MFS transporter — MTSDIRKLPAGFGRLWTAQTVSSLGDGVMHAALPLLALTLTRDPMALAVVTAAGTLPWLLFGVLGGALVDRWDRRRTMWVADLTRAALLAIPAAAAGLDVLSIPLLAAVAFLLGVGGLFFDTAATAYLPDLLGRDPALLERANSRLHSAQTAASGFAGPPLGSALLALGRAVPLLADAMSFALSALLVRSLPAVPRPVPESRDSLLRQARAGASYVFRDRLLLGLALRPAVGNVAFLAVETVLALFAHERLGIGAVGFGLLLTAEATGGLLGAGVASFLGRRLGTGTALTCTAAVEGLAILGLAAAPNPYVAGLALAACGAGMGATMVLGPSLRQSIVPAHLMGRVASTSRMLAMCAAPFGAFLGGWLATAYDIRTPLYAAAGLLLAMTAVTATMTGNRRVEAALRAVAPAEPLDVGDVQLMDGPEH, encoded by the coding sequence GTGACGTCAGACATAAGAAAGTTGCCCGCCGGGTTCGGACGGCTGTGGACCGCGCAGACGGTGTCCTCGCTCGGTGACGGGGTGATGCATGCCGCGCTGCCGCTGCTCGCGTTGACGTTGACGCGGGATCCGATGGCACTCGCCGTCGTCACGGCCGCCGGCACACTGCCGTGGCTGCTCTTCGGGGTGCTCGGCGGTGCACTGGTGGACCGCTGGGACCGCCGGCGCACGATGTGGGTCGCGGACCTGACGCGTGCGGCGCTGCTCGCGATACCGGCAGCGGCGGCCGGGCTCGATGTGCTGAGCATTCCGCTGCTCGCGGCCGTCGCCTTCCTGCTCGGCGTCGGCGGACTCTTCTTCGACACGGCCGCCACGGCCTATCTGCCGGATCTGCTCGGCCGCGACCCCGCACTCCTTGAGCGCGCCAACTCCCGTCTGCACAGCGCCCAGACCGCCGCCTCCGGCTTCGCGGGACCGCCCCTGGGCAGTGCGCTGCTCGCGCTCGGACGGGCCGTTCCGCTGCTCGCCGACGCAATGTCGTTCGCGCTCTCCGCACTGCTCGTACGCTCGCTGCCCGCCGTGCCCCGGCCCGTACCGGAGTCCCGCGATTCGCTGCTGCGGCAGGCGCGGGCCGGTGCCTCGTACGTCTTCCGGGATCGGCTGCTGCTCGGACTCGCGCTCCGTCCGGCGGTCGGCAACGTCGCCTTCCTCGCCGTGGAGACCGTACTCGCCCTCTTCGCGCACGAGCGTCTCGGCATCGGCGCCGTCGGCTTCGGCCTGCTTCTCACGGCGGAGGCCACCGGTGGCCTGCTGGGCGCGGGCGTCGCCTCCTTCCTCGGCCGACGACTCGGCACCGGCACCGCACTGACCTGTACGGCCGCGGTCGAGGGGCTTGCCATCCTGGGGCTTGCCGCCGCCCCGAATCCGTACGTGGCGGGGCTCGCGCTCGCCGCCTGCGGGGCGGGCATGGGCGCCACGATGGTGCTCGGGCCCTCCCTCCGGCAGTCGATCGTCCCCGCCCACCTGATGGGCCGGGTCGCCTCCACCTCCCGCATGCTCGCCATGTGCGCGGCCCCGTTCGGTGCCTTCCTCGGCGGCTGGCTGGCCACCGCGTACGACATACGGACCCCGCTCTACGCCGCCGCCGGCCTCCTCCTCGCCATGACCGCCGTCACGGCGACCATGACCGGCAACCGCCGGGTCGAGGCGGCACTGCGCGCAGTTGCTCCGGCTGAACCACTCGATGTCGGTGATGTACAGCTGATGGACGGGCCCGAGCACTGA
- the dnaB gene encoding replicative DNA helicase, giving the protein MSIPEPLDDPWADTGPSDRLPVSRQRRGEGRDRGEQHDRGRESSGWEGGSPGFERVPPQDLDAEQSVLGGMLLSKDAIADVVEIIKGHDFYRPAHETVYQAILDLYAKGEPADPITVAAELVKRGEITKVGGAPYLHTLVQSVPTAANASYYAEIVHERAVLRRLVEAGTKITQMGYAADGDVDDIVNSAQAEIYAVTEQRTSEDYLPLGDIMEGALDEIEAIGSRSGEMTGVPTGFTDLDALTNGLHPGQMVVIAARPAMGKSTLALDFARACSIKSNLPSVIFSLEMGRNEIAMRLLSAEARVALHHMRSGTMTDEDWTRLARRMPDVSAAPLYIDDSPNLSMMEIRAKCRRLKQRNDLKLVVIDYLQLMQSGGSKRAESRQQEVSDMSRNLKLLAKELQLPVIALSQLNRGPEQRTDKKPMVSDLRESGSIEQDADMVILLHREDAYEKESPRAGEADLIVAKHRNGPTATITVAFQGHYSRFVDMAQT; this is encoded by the coding sequence ATGAGCATTCCCGAGCCTTTGGACGACCCCTGGGCCGACACCGGTCCCAGCGACCGGCTGCCCGTTTCCCGCCAGCGACGGGGCGAGGGCAGGGACCGCGGTGAACAGCACGACCGAGGCCGGGAAAGCAGTGGCTGGGAGGGCGGTTCCCCCGGTTTCGAGCGGGTCCCGCCCCAGGACCTCGACGCGGAACAGTCCGTCCTCGGTGGCATGCTCCTGTCCAAGGACGCCATCGCCGACGTCGTGGAGATCATCAAGGGTCACGACTTCTATCGTCCCGCGCACGAGACCGTGTACCAGGCGATCCTCGACCTGTATGCCAAGGGCGAGCCGGCCGACCCGATCACGGTGGCGGCCGAACTGGTCAAGCGCGGCGAGATCACCAAGGTGGGCGGAGCCCCGTATCTGCACACTCTGGTCCAGTCGGTGCCGACCGCGGCCAACGCTTCGTACTATGCGGAGATCGTTCACGAACGGGCCGTCCTGCGGCGTCTCGTCGAGGCCGGCACGAAGATCACGCAGATGGGATACGCGGCCGACGGCGATGTGGACGACATCGTCAACTCCGCCCAGGCCGAGATCTATGCCGTCACCGAGCAGCGGACCAGTGAGGACTACCTGCCGCTGGGCGACATTATGGAGGGTGCGCTCGACGAGATCGAGGCGATCGGCTCACGCAGCGGCGAGATGACCGGTGTGCCGACCGGTTTCACCGACCTCGACGCCCTGACCAACGGTCTCCACCCGGGCCAGATGGTCGTCATCGCGGCCCGGCCTGCCATGGGTAAGTCCACGCTCGCCCTGGACTTCGCCCGGGCCTGCTCGATCAAGAGCAACCTGCCCAGCGTGATCTTCTCCCTCGAAATGGGGCGGAACGAGATCGCGATGCGTCTGCTGTCCGCCGAGGCGCGGGTGGCGCTCCATCACATGCGCTCGGGCACCATGACGGACGAGGACTGGACGCGGCTGGCGCGGCGGATGCCCGATGTGTCGGCGGCCCCGCTCTACATCGACGACTCCCCGAACCTCTCCATGATGGAGATCCGGGCCAAGTGCCGCCGTCTCAAGCAGCGGAACGACCTCAAGCTGGTGGTCATCGACTATCTGCAGCTGATGCAGTCCGGTGGCTCGAAGCGTGCGGAGAGCCGTCAGCAGGAGGTCTCGGACATGTCCCGAAACCTCAAGCTGCTGGCCAAGGAACTCCAGTTGCCGGTCATCGCGCTCTCCCAGCTGAACCGTGGGCCCGAGCAGCGCACCGACAAGAAGCCGATGGTCTCCGACCTCCGTGAGTCCGGATCGATCGAGCAGGACGCCGACATGGTGATCCTGCTGCACCGTGAGGACGCCTACGAGAAGGAGTCACCGCGTGCGGGCGAGGCCGACCTGATCGTGGCCAAGCACCGTAACGGGCCGACGGCGACGATCACGGTCGCCTTCCAGGGGCACTACTCGCGCTTCGTGGACATGGCGCAGACCTGA
- a CDS encoding MATE family efflux transporter: MIQAPATPPSRRRRHDREIIALAVPAFGALVAEPLFVMVDSAVVGHLGTPQLAGLAVAAALLTTAVSIFVFLAYATTAAVARRVGAGDLASAIRQGMDGIWLAILLGLAVVALTLPLAPWLVEVFGASDTAAPYATTYLRISSLGIPAMLVVMAATGVLRGLQNTRTPLYVAIGGFAANAALNAGLVYGAGLGIAGSAWGTVIAQIGMAIAYLVVVVRGARRHRASLRPDIAGIRASAQAGVPLLVRTLSLRAVLLIATAVAARLGDTDIAAHQIILSLWSLMAFALDAIAIAGQAIIGRYLGAGDTKGAREACRRMVQWGVVSGVVFGVLIILARPLFVPLFTSDRAVQDALLPALLVVALTQPVAGVVFVLDGVLMGAGDGRYLAWAMLVTLAVFAPVALLVPVLGGGLTALWGAMALMMLVRMATLWLRARSGTWMVTGATR, translated from the coding sequence ATGATCCAGGCACCGGCGACCCCGCCGTCTCGTCGTCGGCGGCACGACCGCGAGATCATCGCGCTCGCCGTCCCCGCCTTCGGCGCGCTCGTGGCCGAGCCCCTTTTCGTGATGGTCGACAGCGCCGTCGTCGGTCATCTCGGCACTCCGCAGCTGGCCGGCCTGGCCGTCGCCGCAGCCTTGCTGACGACCGCCGTGAGCATCTTCGTGTTCCTCGCCTACGCCACCACCGCAGCTGTCGCCCGACGGGTCGGCGCCGGCGATCTGGCCTCAGCGATCCGCCAGGGCATGGACGGCATCTGGCTGGCGATCCTGCTCGGCCTCGCCGTCGTCGCCCTCACCCTCCCCCTGGCTCCCTGGCTCGTTGAGGTGTTCGGCGCCTCCGACACCGCAGCCCCATACGCCACCACCTATCTTCGGATCTCCAGCCTCGGAATCCCCGCGATGCTCGTGGTGATGGCAGCAACCGGAGTGCTGCGGGGCCTGCAGAACACCCGCACCCCGCTCTACGTCGCCATCGGAGGATTCGCCGCCAACGCGGCCCTCAACGCAGGCCTCGTCTACGGTGCCGGGCTCGGCATCGCAGGATCGGCCTGGGGCACGGTGATCGCTCAGATCGGGATGGCCATCGCCTATCTCGTGGTCGTGGTCCGCGGCGCCCGGCGCCACAGGGCCTCACTGCGCCCCGACATCGCAGGCATCAGGGCCAGCGCCCAGGCAGGCGTTCCCCTCCTGGTCCGTACGCTGTCGCTCCGCGCCGTCCTGCTCATCGCCACGGCCGTCGCCGCCCGGCTGGGCGACACCGACATCGCGGCGCACCAGATCATTCTGTCGCTGTGGAGCCTGATGGCCTTCGCGCTGGATGCCATCGCCATCGCCGGACAAGCCATCATCGGGCGCTACCTGGGAGCGGGTGACACCAAGGGCGCGCGCGAGGCCTGCCGCCGCATGGTGCAGTGGGGCGTCGTCTCCGGCGTGGTGTTCGGGGTCCTGATCATTCTCGCCCGCCCCCTGTTCGTCCCCCTCTTCACCAGCGATCGGGCTGTGCAGGACGCACTGCTCCCGGCCCTGCTGGTGGTGGCACTGACTCAGCCTGTCGCCGGAGTCGTCTTCGTCCTGGACGGCGTCCTGATGGGCGCCGGGGACGGTCGCTATCTTGCCTGGGCCATGCTCGTCACCTTGGCTGTCTTCGCCCCGGTGGCTCTGCTGGTTCCCGTTCTCGGGGGCGGGCTGACCGCGCTGTGGGGTGCGATGGCCCTGATGATGCTGGTTCGCATGGCCACACTCTGGCTTCGGGCCCGTTCCGGCACATGGATGGTCACCGGCGCTACCCGCTGA
- the rplI gene encoding 50S ribosomal protein L9, which produces MKIILTHEVSGLGAAGDVVDVKDGYARNYLVPRGFAIRWTKGGEKDVAQIRRARKIHEIATIEQANEIKAKLEAVKVRLAVRSGDAGRLFGSVTPADIASAIKAAGGPDVDKRRVELGSAIKTLGGHQVSVRLHPEVAAKLGIEVVAA; this is translated from the coding sequence ATGAAGATCATCCTCACCCACGAGGTCTCCGGCCTCGGTGCTGCGGGCGACGTTGTAGACGTCAAGGACGGGTACGCCCGTAACTACCTGGTTCCGCGTGGCTTTGCCATCCGCTGGACCAAGGGTGGCGAGAAGGACGTGGCGCAGATCCGCCGCGCCCGCAAGATCCACGAGATCGCCACCATCGAGCAGGCCAACGAGATCAAGGCCAAGCTCGAGGCCGTGAAGGTCCGTCTGGCTGTTCGCTCCGGCGACGCCGGCCGTCTCTTCGGCTCCGTCACCCCGGCCGACATCGCTTCGGCGATCAAGGCTGCCGGTGGCCCGGATGTCGACAAGCGTCGCGTCGAGCTCGGCTCGGCCATCAAGACGCTCGGCGGACACCAGGTGTCCGTGCGTCTGCACCCCGAGGTCGCTGCAAAGCTCGGCATCGAGGTTGTTGCTGCCTGA
- the rpsR gene encoding 30S ribosomal protein S18: MAKPPVRKPKKKVCAFCKDKTQYVDYKDTNMLRKFISDRGKIRARRVTGNCTQHQRDVATAVKNSREMALLPYTSTAR; this comes from the coding sequence ATGGCGAAGCCGCCTGTGCGCAAGCCTAAGAAGAAGGTCTGCGCGTTCTGCAAGGACAAGACCCAGTACGTGGACTACAAGGACACGAACATGCTGCGGAAGTTCATTTCCGACCGCGGCAAGATCCGTGCCCGCCGCGTTACGGGCAACTGCACTCAGCACCAGCGTGACGTCGCCACGGCAGTCAAGAACAGCCGTGAGATGGCGCTGCTGCCCTACACGTCCACCGCGCGATAA
- a CDS encoding single-stranded DNA-binding protein produces MAGETVITVVGNLVDDPELRFTPSGAAVAKFRVASTPRIFDRQTNEWKDGEGLFLTCSVWRQAAENVAESLTRGMRVVVQGRLKQRSYEDREGVKRTVYELDVEEVGPSLKSATAKVTKTTGRGGQGGQGQGGYGGGQQGGGNWGGGPGAGGQQGGGGAPADDPWATSAPAGGQQAGGQQGGGGGWGGSSGGSGGSGGSGGGYSDEPPF; encoded by the coding sequence ATGGCAGGCGAGACCGTCATCACGGTCGTCGGCAATCTCGTCGACGACCCCGAGCTGCGCTTCACCCCGTCCGGTGCGGCGGTCGCGAAGTTCCGCGTCGCGTCCACTCCCCGCATCTTCGACCGGCAGACCAATGAGTGGAAGGACGGCGAAGGCCTGTTCCTCACCTGCTCGGTCTGGCGTCAGGCGGCGGAGAACGTCGCCGAGTCGCTCACGCGAGGCATGCGCGTTGTCGTGCAGGGCCGGCTGAAGCAGCGGTCGTACGAAGACCGCGAGGGCGTCAAGCGCACGGTCTACGAGCTGGACGTCGAGGAAGTCGGCCCCAGTCTCAAGAGCGCCACCGCCAAGGTCACCAAGACCACCGGTCGCGGTGGTCAGGGCGGCCAGGGCCAGGGTGGGTACGGCGGCGGTCAGCAGGGTGGCGGTAACTGGGGCGGCGGTCCCGGTGCTGGTGGCCAGCAGGGTGGTGGCGGCGCTCCCGCCGACGACCCGTGGGCCACGAGCGCGCCGGCCGGCGGCCAGCAGGCCGGGGGCCAGCAGGGTGGCGGAGGCGGTTGGGGCGGAAGCTCCGGCGGTTCCGGCGGTTCTGGTGGTTCTGGCGGCGGCTACTCGGACGAGCCGCCCTTCTAG
- the rpsF gene encoding 30S ribosomal protein S6, translating to MRHYEVMVILDPDLEERAVSPLIENFLSVVREGEGKVEKVDTWGRRRLAYEIKKKPEGIYSVIDLQAEPAVVKELDRQMNLNESVLRTKVLRPEIH from the coding sequence ATGCGTCACTACGAGGTGATGGTCATCCTCGACCCCGATCTCGAGGAGCGAGCAGTCTCCCCGCTGATCGAGAACTTCCTCTCCGTCGTCCGTGAGGGCGAAGGAAAGGTTGAGAAGGTCGACACCTGGGGCCGTCGTCGGCTCGCTTACGAGATCAAGAAGAAGCCCGAGGGCATCTACTCGGTCATCGACCTGCAGGCCGAGCCTGCGGTCGTCAAGGAGCTCGACCGCCAGATGAACCTGAACGAGTCGGTCCTCCGGACCAAGGTCCTCCGTCCCGAGATCCACTGA